A genome region from Arthrobacter sp. V1I9 includes the following:
- a CDS encoding phosphoribosylanthranilate isomerase gives MFVKVCGLSTPESVREAVQAGADAVGFVLTASPRVVTPSQASSLLAEVPAGVSPIGVFRHEPVADAVAIARAAGLEWIQLHGPRSRQDVTTVHDAGMKLIRAVTMGAAPEEFEDWGEDLLLIDAAVPGSGEAWDYASVAAMPVLQGRHWLLAGGLDPANVGGASTAAHAWGVDVSSGVEASRGVKDLAKVRAFVQAAKSEAAPV, from the coding sequence ATGTTTGTCAAAGTGTGTGGTCTCAGTACGCCCGAATCCGTCCGTGAAGCGGTGCAGGCCGGCGCGGATGCCGTCGGTTTTGTCCTCACCGCCAGCCCCCGCGTTGTCACGCCGTCCCAGGCGTCCTCGTTGTTGGCGGAGGTCCCCGCGGGAGTCTCGCCCATCGGCGTCTTCCGCCACGAACCCGTGGCCGACGCCGTGGCCATCGCCCGCGCTGCCGGGCTCGAATGGATCCAGCTGCACGGCCCGCGCTCCCGCCAGGACGTAACAACAGTGCACGACGCCGGCATGAAGCTGATCAGGGCAGTCACCATGGGCGCCGCTCCGGAGGAATTCGAAGACTGGGGCGAGGACCTCCTGCTGATCGACGCCGCGGTGCCCGGCTCGGGTGAGGCCTGGGATTACGCCTCCGTTGCCGCAATGCCCGTACTTCAGGGACGCCACTGGCTGCTTGCGGGCGGGCTGGACCCGGCCAACGTCGGTGGCGCATCCACGGCCGCCCATGCCTGGGGCGTGGACGTCTCTTCCGGCGTGGAGGCATCCCGGGGCGTCAAGGACCTGGCCAAGGTGCGCGCCTTCGTCCAGGCAGCGAAGAGCGAAGCGGCCCCGGTTTAG